Proteins co-encoded in one Montipora capricornis isolate CH-2021 chromosome 12, ASM3666992v2, whole genome shotgun sequence genomic window:
- the LOC138025785 gene encoding uncharacterized protein, with protein MCYLLVEAGYFIGLDKSQSTPSTCVRFLGFICDSERQAFVIPQDKRNKFATLREDILSSPFVSLKTLQRFSGKVISFSLAIPGSKLYVREVFKAISRHSGSSRPTVKLEANLRAEIEHWRFLDEWRECFRWRTEHHASVTLYSDASKTAWGGTLRLGGHTLESRDYWLDNSQDINVLEAQALLRSLLLFREYLTSSRVDVHTDSRVLKSALENGGCRSSEVNGVLKDIFRFCREYNFSLDVYYVPSGGNPADLPSRSWSDTDCMLSISAWEQVERLFGPHTFDLMSLDSNCQRNRGGLHLPHFTPCATPESSGINVFAHALPLDHNIYVFPPFVLIAPLLRYLLEQDFHGAFTIVVPDLKPRRFWWALLQSLAVDRALLGRRNQASVLWYPSQGSQGWYLRNLQWDLWAFRCIC; from the coding sequence ATGTGTTACTTGCTTGTTGAGGCGGGTTATTTTATTGGTCTTGACAAGTCGCAGTCCACCCCTTCGACATGCGTGCGTTTCCTCGGTTTCATATGTGACTCGGAGCGTCAAGCTTTCGTCATTCCCCAAGATAAAAGAAACAAGTTTGCGACGTTAAGGGAAGATATCCTTTCGTCCCCATTCGTTAGCCTGAAGACGCTTCAGCGTTTTTCGGGAAAGGTGATCTCTTTTAGTCTTGCCATTCCGGGTTCCAAATTGTATGTACGCGAGGTTTTTAAGGCTATTTCCCGCCATTCGGGTTCTTCTCGGCCGACCGTTAAGCTAGAGGCCAACCTTCGAGCTGAGATCGAGCACTGGCGCTTCCTTGACGAATGGAGGGAATGCTTCCGATGGAGAACTGAGCATCACGCGTCCGTTACGCTATACTCCGATGCTTCAAAGACGGCCTGGGGCGGAACTTTGCGCTTGGGCGGTCACACCTTGGAGTCCAGGGATTACTGGCTGGACAATTCGCAGGATATTAACGTCCTCGAGGCCCAAGCTTTACTGCGTTCGCTGCTTTTGTTTAGGGAATACCTTACCTCTTCAAGAGTGGACGTTCACACTGACAGCCGCGTCTTGAAGTCTGCCCTGGAGAATGGAGGCTGCAGGAGCTCCGAAGTTAACGGCGTTCTTAAAGACATTTTTCGTTTCTGCAGGGAATACAATTTCAGCCTTGATGTTTACTATGTTCCGTCAGGTGGGAATCCGGCTGATCTTCCTTCCCGGAGCTGGTCGGACACGGATTGTATGTTGTCAATTAGCGCCTGGGAGCAAGTCGAACGCCTTTTTGGGCCCCACACGTTCGATCTCATGTCCTTGGATAGTAACTGCCAGCGTAATAGAGGGGGTCTGCACTTACCTCATTTTACGCCTTGTGCAACCCCAGAATCTAGCGGTATCAACGTCTTCGCCCATGCTCTTCCTTTGGATCACAATATCTATGTGTTCCCGCCATTTGTCCTAATAGCTCCCCTACTGAGGTACCTTTTGGAGCAGGATTTTCACGGCGCTTTTACTATTGTGGTCCCTGACTTGAAGCCTCGGCGTTTCTGGTGGGCGTTGCTGCAGTCACTCGCTGTCGATCGCGCTTTATTGGGAAGGAGGAACCAAGCTTCCGTTCTGTGGTACCCTTCTCAGGGCAGCCAAGGATGGTATCTGAGGAACTTGCAGTGGGACTTATGGGCTTTCCGCTGTATCTGCTAA